In Oreochromis aureus strain Israel breed Guangdong linkage group 15, ZZ_aureus, whole genome shotgun sequence, a single genomic region encodes these proteins:
- the itsn2a gene encoding intersectin-2a isoform X2, with amino-acid sequence MNGGASVWAVTPEERAKHDKQFETLSPVLGYISGEQARKFFLQSGLPASVLAEIWNLADMDSDGKMDKLEFSIAMKLIKLKLQGRNLPSALPVVMKQPPASNCGSTIASSARFGMGSMPNLSIGLSSMSAMSAMPILTPIPVNPPMPSMQPLMPTPVTLPLIAPLGNSGLHNGTLLTPPLVPNNAGLPLSGFSSPMAFSPSTGMSKANSLLDLGSSSSNSSSTTSLASNSPKMGASDWAVPQASRLKYRQQFNTLDKLMTGYLSGPQVRNALMASNLTQTQLATIWTLADVDKDGQLQADEFILAMHLVDMAKTGRPLPLTLPQDLVPPSLRGGIKSNELVNGTGPYITPCLIDTAEVEPAQKNKSSVSFEDKLKENFARGSAELEKRRLALEEQQKKEKEKREREEREAQERREREARELENRRRLEEERRLERQREMERQREEERLRELERKEAAKQEMERQRREEWERAKREELGRKKEGEQEEISRLRAKKKSLELELQAVGNKHKQISDRLRDAQSKRRIQKAELDLVNQKRDTRVAEINALQLEFEEWQRKLSQLVPEQQRLCEKLRNISLNKLPSVTLTSLTGTVTEKTVNCRRLKDQLDILERETTDKLTQMEQYNKELKELREKQARQQAVLDDLHRVKEEKLRELQRRREEERERRRREEEEEAARQAKLEQEKREQERREQEKREREEEEARQRRLLEEQRARQREEEEREAQARLRAAQEKAQEEERRRREEEEAEAEKKRREAEEERRRKEVEEEKRRKEEQEMGQQLASKLSTYRALYSFVARNADELSIDADCLIEVDEHTVGEPGWLCGSYRGNRGWFPQSYAEKCLTPASTQSGPTSPGKMSCLPPPLNTRHPDVVEKGDSPLPVQSEASQSSVPLLARALSSWSATSETHLSLSGSSATDVITTLLSFSQGDIISVLQQRDDWWLGQINGMQGWFPKSYVALETAGNTDVDALDTSDSVQLEEYVALYTYESPEVGDLTFVEGDVVLVLEKEGEWWRGCIGDQTGLFPSNYVRPVELPETSRPGGPTKKPEVAQAVTPTGASMMHQLRLSPGQLIVVLAKNSTGWWLGELQARGKKRQRGWFHSSHVKLLGPSSSKSSPSPLPVCQVIAMYDYTAANQDELSFSKGQLINILDKTNPDWWKGEANRVTGLLPTNYVKMTTESDPSQQWCADLMTLDTMTPQERKRQGYIHELIQTEETYVEDLELVLEVFYKPMSESGRLTEAEMAVIFVNWRELIMCNSKLLKALRVRKKTGGENMPVQLIGDLLASELAHMQPYIRFCSCQLNAAALLQSKTHNQPDFKDFLKKIATNYRCKGMPLSSFLLKPMQRITRYPLLIKNILEHTPDGHADRGPLREALERAEELCSQVNEGVREKENSDRLEWIQSHMQCEGPIEHLVFNSLTNCLGPRKLLHSGRLYKTKSSRELWAFLFNDFLLLTHSAKPFSSSGSDKLFSPKTNIQLKMYKTPLFLNEVLVKMPPDPSSDEPLFHVSHIDRVYTLKTETLNERAAWVQKIKAASEHFIETEKKKREKAYQARSLKSSGIGRLLVTVIEAQELKACKPNGKSNPYCELTMGAQCYTSRPISDTLSPKWNFNCQFFIKDLYQDVLCITVSEKDQFSPDDFLGRVEVPVATIKKEMESKGAATRRLLLHEVPTGEVHVKLDLQLYEPTK; translated from the exons GAGAACAAGCAAGAAAATTCTTCCTGCAGTCTGGCCTGCCTGCTTCTGTCCTGGCTGAGATTTG GAACTTAGCCGACATGGACAGTGATGGGAAAATGGACAAACTGGAGTTTTCCATTGCTATGAAGCTCATTAAACTTAAACTTCAAGGACGCAACTTGCCCTCCGCCTTGCCAGTCGTCATGAAGCAGCCTCCTGCTTCCAATTGCGGTTCAACCATTGCTTCCTCAGCACGATTTG GAATGGGTTCTATGCCAAACCTGTCAATTGGTCTGTCATCCATGTCAGCTATGTCAGCCATGCCCATCCTCACACCCATCCCAGTTAACCCCCCCATGCCCTCAATGCAACCCCTGATGCCAACGCCTGTGACTCTGCCACTTATCGCCCCACTTGGAAACTCTGGGCTCCACAACGGCACCCTCCTCACCCCACCACTTGTTCCTAACAACGCAG GACTTCCTCTCTCTGGCTTCTCCTCTCCTATGGCCTTCTCCCCGTCCACTGGCATGTCAAAGGCCAACTCTCTACTCGACCTGGGATCGAGCAG TTCCAACTCTTCCTCCACCACATCTTTGGCCAGTAACTCCCCAAAGATGGGCGCAAGTGATTGGGCCGTTCCCCAGGCCTCAAGACTCAAGTACCGTCAGCAGTTCAACACACTAGACAAGCTCATGACCGGCTACTTATCAG GACCTCAGGTTAGAAATGCACTGATGGCATCAAATCTGACGCAGACTCAGTTAGCTACCATCTG GACCTTGGCAGATGTGGATAAGGATGGCCAGCTGCAGGCTGATGAGTTCATTCTGGCCATGCACCTGGTGGACATGGCTAAGACAGGTCGCCCTCTACCGCTCACTCTGCCACAAGACCTAGTACCACCCTCTCTGAG AGGAGGAATTAAGTCCAATGAGCTTGTTAATGGAACGGGGCCCTACATAACTCCCTGTTTAATAGACACAGCAGAGGTAGAACCTGCTCAAAAGAACAAGAGCAGCG TGTCCTTTGAGGACAAGCTGAAGGAGAACTTTGCAAGGGGAAGCGCAGAGCTGGAGAAACGACGTCTAGCTCTTGAGGAGCAGCAGaaaaaggagaaggagaagagagagagggaggagagagaggctCAAGAACGGAGGGAGAGGGAGGCCAGGGAGCTGGAGAACCGGAGGAGGCTGGAGGAGGAGAGGCGGCtggagaggcagagagaaatGGAGCGACAAAGGGAAGAGGAGAGGCTGAGAGAGCTGGAGAGGAAGGAG GCAGCGAAGCAGGAGATGGAGCGCCAGCGGAGGGAAGAGTGGGAGCGTGCGAAAAGAGAGGAGCTGGGCAGGAAGAAAGAGGGGGAGCAAGAGGAGATCTCTCGACTAAGGGCAAAAAAGAAGAGTCTGGAGTTGGAGCTACAGGCTGTG GGGAACAAGCACAAGCAGATCTCAGACCGTCTCCGCGACGCTCAGAGCAAGAGGCGGATTCAGAAGGCTGAGCTGGACCTCGTCAATCAGAAGAGGGACACCCGCGTTGCAGAGATTAACGCGCTTCAGCTCGAGTTTGAG GAGTGGCAGAGGAAGCTCTCACAGCTGGTTCCAGAACAACAGAGACTGTGTGAGAAGCTGCGAAACATCAGCCTCAACAAACTCCCGT CTGTGACTTTGACCTCCCTGACCGGGACTGTGACGGAGAAGACTGTAAACTGCCGGAGGCTGAAGGACCAGCTTGACATCCTGGAAAGGGAAACGACAGACAAACTGACGCAGATGGAGCAGTACAATAAGGAGCTTAAG GAGCTGAGGGAGAAGCAGGCGAGGCAGCAGGCTGTTCTGGACGACCTGCACAGAGTCAAAGAGGAGAAACTGAGGGAGCTCCAGAGACGCCgcgaggaggagagagaaaggaggaggagagaggaagaagaagaggcggcCAG ACAAGCAAAGCTGGAGCAAGAAAAGAGGGAGCAGGAGCGGAGGGAACAAgagaagagggagagagaggaagaggaggctcGGCAGAGGAGGCTTCTGGAGGAGCAGAGGGCCAGACAGagggaagaggaagagagagaggcaCAGGCTCGCCTCCGGGCAGCCCAGGAGAAAGCAcaagaagaagagagaagaaggagagaggaggaggaggcagaggcGGAGAAAAAGAGGAGGGAGGCCGAAGAAGAGAGGAGACGGAAAGAGgttgaggaggagaagaggaggaaagaaGAGCAGGAAATGGGGCAGCAGTTGGCATCCAAGCTAAGCACCTACAGAGCCCTGTACTCCTTCGTTGCTCGCAACGCAGATGAGCTGAGTATAGACGCAGACTGTCTCATAGAG GTGGATGAGCACACGGTCGGTGAGCCTGGCTGGTTGTGCGGAAGTTACCGCGGAAACAGGGGCTGGTTCCCCCAGAGTTACGCTGAGAAATGTCTGACCCCTGCCTCGACTCAAAGTGGTCCCACTTCACCTGGAAAAATGTCCTGTCTGCCACCACCACTAAACACAAG ACACCCCGATGTGGTGGAAAAAGGTGACAGCCCTCTTCCTGTCCAATCTGAAGCTTCACAG tccTCCGTTCCTCTGCTCGCTCGGGCCCTCTCGTCATGGTCAGCCACTTCAGAAACTCACCTCAGCCTTTCAGGCAGTTCGGCGACAGACGTCATCACCACGCTGCTCAGCTTCTCGCAGGGAGACATCATCAGCGTGCTGCAGCAGAGGGACGATTGGTGGCTGGGGCAGATCAACGGGATGCAGGGATGGTTCCCCAAAAGTTACGTCGCTTTGGAGACGGCTGGCAATACAGA TGTGGATGCGTTGGACACATCCGATTCAGTTCAGCTAGAAG AATACGTGGCCTTGTATACATATGAGAGCCCAGAGGTTGGGGACTTGACGTTTGTCGAGGGGGATGTTGTTTTGGTGTTGGAGAAAGAAGGAGAGTGGTGGCGAGGATGCATCGGGGACCAGACAGGGCTCTTTCCCTCCAACTACGTCCGACCTGTAGAACTGCCAGAG ACATCAAGACCTGGGGGTCCAACCAAGAAACCTG AAGTTGCGCAGGCAGTCACCCCCACTGGGGCCTCAATGATGCATCAGCTTCGCCTGTCTCCGGGGCAACTGATCGTGGTCCTGGCCAAGAACTCCACCGGCTGGTGGCTCGGGGAACTGCAA GCTCGGGGTAAAAAGCGGCAGAGAGGCTGGTTTCATTCCTCTCACGTTAAGCTCCTGGGTCCCTCCAGCAGCAAGTCTTCCCCGTCTCCTCTGCCAG TATGCCAAGTTATTGCAATGTACGACTACACGGCTGCCAATCAGGACGAGCTGAGCTTCTCCAAGGGTCAGCTGATCAACATCCTCGACAAGACCAACCCCGACTGGTGGAAAGGAGAAGCCAACAGGGTCACAGGGTTGCTGCCCACCAATTATGTCAAGATGACAACAGAATCAGACCCCAGCCAGCAAT GGTGTGCTGACCTGATGACGCTCGACACAATGACCCCTCAGGAGAGGAAAAGGCAGGGTTACATTCACGAGCTCATCCAGACTGAGGAGACCTATGTGGAGGATCTTGAGCTAGTGCTAGAG GTCTTCTACAAGCCCATGTCTGAGTCAGGGCGTCTAACTGAAGCTGAGATGGCAGTTATCTTTGTTAACTGGAGGGAACTGATTATGTGCAACTCCAAATTGCTCAA AGCCCTGCGTGTCCGTaaaaagacaggaggagagaacaTGCCCGTTCAGCTAATAGGAGACCTGCTGGCGTCGGAGCTCGCACACATGCAGCCATACATTCGCTTCTGCTCCTGCCAGCTCAACGCCGCAGCCCTGCTGCAGAGCAAGACCCACAACCAGCCTGACTTTAAAGACTTCCTCAAA AAGATTGCAACTAACTATCGCTGTAAAGGAATGCCGCTGTCCAGCTTCCTCCTCAAGCCCATGCAGAGGATTACACGTTACCCTCTTCTCATCAAAAAT ATCTTGGAGCACACCCCAGATGGCCACGCAGACCGAGGCCCTCTCCGAGAAGCTCTGGAGCGAGCCGAGGAGCTGTGCTCTCAGGTCAATGAGGGGGTTCGGGAGAAGGAAAACTCAGACAGGCTTGAATGGATACAGAGCCACATGCAGTGTGAGGGGCCCATAGAG cacTTGGTCTTCAACTCACTCACTAATTGCCTTGGGCCTCGCAAGTTGCTCCACAGCGGTCGGCTGTACAAGACCAAAAGCAGCAGAGAGCTGTGGGCTTTCCTCTTCAATGatttcctcctcctcacacacagTGCCAAACCCTTCTCCTCCTCGGGATCTGACAAGTTATTCAGccccaaaacaaacatacagctCAAGATGTACAAAACG CCTCTCTTCCTGAACGAGGTATTGGTGAAAATGCCACCCGACCCGTCCAGCGACGAGCCGCTGTTCCACGTCTCGCACATTGATCGCGTCTACACTCTCAAAACCGAGACCCTGAACGAGAG GGCAGCGTGGGTCCAGAAAATCAAAGCGGCATCTGAACATTTCATAGAGacggagaagaaaaagagagagaaggctTACCAAG CACGCTCTCTAAAGTCCAGCGGAATCGGCCGGCTGCTGGTAACAGTCATTGAAGCCCAGGAGCTCAAGGCCTGTAAGCCCAACG GTAAGAGTAATCCTTACTGTGAGCTGACAATGGGAGCTCAGTGCTACACATCTCGGCCAATCAGCGACACTCTGAGCCCAAAGTGGAATTTTAACTGCCAGTTTTTCATCAAAGACCTCTACCAGGATGTCCTCTGCATCACCGTGTCCGAGAAAGATCAGTTCTCACCAGATG ATTTTCTCGGCCGCGTTGAGGTTCCCGTGGCAACGATaaagaaagagatggagagCAAAGGAGCAGCAACCCGTCGCCTTCTGCTGCACGAAGTCCCTACTGGGGAAGTTCACGTCAAACTAGATCTACAGCTTTACGAGCCAACCAAATGA
- the itsn2a gene encoding intersectin-2a isoform X1, with protein MNGGASVWAVTPEERAKHDKQFETLSPVLGYISGEQARKFFLQSGLPASVLAEIWNLADMDSDGKMDKLEFSIAMKLIKLKLQGRNLPSALPVVMKQPPASNCGSTIASSARFGMGSMPNLSIGLSSMSAMSAMPILTPIPVNPPMPSMQPLMPTPVTLPLIAPLGNSGLHNGTLLTPPLVPNNAGLPLSGFSSPMAFSPSTGMSKANSLLDLGSSSSNSSSTTSLASNSPKMGASDWAVPQASRLKYRQQFNTLDKLMTGYLSGPQVRNALMASNLTQTQLATIWTLADVDKDGQLQADEFILAMHLVDMAKTGRPLPLTLPQDLVPPSLRGGIKSNELVNGTGPYITPCLIDTAEVEPAQKNKSSVSFEDKLKENFARGSAELEKRRLALEEQQKKEKEKREREEREAQERREREARELENRRRLEEERRLERQREMERQREEERLRELERKEAAKQEMERQRREEWERAKREELGRKKEGEQEEISRLRAKKKSLELELQAVGNKHKQISDRLRDAQSKRRIQKAELDLVNQKRDTRVAEINALQLEFEEWQRKLSQLVPEQQRLCEKLRNISLNKLPSVTLTSLTGTVTEKTVNCRRLKDQLDILERETTDKLTQMEQYNKELKELREKQARQQAVLDDLHRVKEEKLRELQRRREEERERRRREEEEEAARQAKLEQEKREQERREQEKREREEEEARQRRLLEEQRARQREEEEREAQARLRAAQEKAQEEERRRREEEEAEAEKKRREAEEERRRKEVEEEKRRKEEQEMGQQLASKLSTYRALYSFVARNADELSIDADCLIEVDEHTVGEPGWLCGSYRGNRGWFPQSYAEKCLTPASTQSGPTSPGKMSCLPPPLNTRHPDVVEKGDSPLPVQSEASQSSVPLLARALSSWSATSETHLSLSGSSATDVITTLLSFSQGDIISVLQQRDDWWLGQINGMQGWFPKSYVALETAGNTDVDALDTSDSVQLEEYVALYTYESPEVGDLTFVEGDVVLVLEKEGEWWRGCIGDQTGLFPSNYVRPVELPETSRPGGPTKKPEVAQAVTPTGASMMHQLRLSPGQLIVVLAKNSTGWWLGELQARGKKRQRGWFHSSHVKLLGPSSSKSSPSPLPVCQVIAMYDYTAANQDELSFSKGQLINILDKTNPDWWKGEANRVTGLLPTNYVKMTTESDPSQQCTVDSLSMSDHGTTDGCADLMTLDTMTPQERKRQGYIHELIQTEETYVEDLELVLEVFYKPMSESGRLTEAEMAVIFVNWRELIMCNSKLLKALRVRKKTGGENMPVQLIGDLLASELAHMQPYIRFCSCQLNAAALLQSKTHNQPDFKDFLKKIATNYRCKGMPLSSFLLKPMQRITRYPLLIKNILEHTPDGHADRGPLREALERAEELCSQVNEGVREKENSDRLEWIQSHMQCEGPIEHLVFNSLTNCLGPRKLLHSGRLYKTKSSRELWAFLFNDFLLLTHSAKPFSSSGSDKLFSPKTNIQLKMYKTPLFLNEVLVKMPPDPSSDEPLFHVSHIDRVYTLKTETLNERAAWVQKIKAASEHFIETEKKKREKAYQARSLKSSGIGRLLVTVIEAQELKACKPNGKSNPYCELTMGAQCYTSRPISDTLSPKWNFNCQFFIKDLYQDVLCITVSEKDQFSPDDFLGRVEVPVATIKKEMESKGAATRRLLLHEVPTGEVHVKLDLQLYEPTK; from the exons GAGAACAAGCAAGAAAATTCTTCCTGCAGTCTGGCCTGCCTGCTTCTGTCCTGGCTGAGATTTG GAACTTAGCCGACATGGACAGTGATGGGAAAATGGACAAACTGGAGTTTTCCATTGCTATGAAGCTCATTAAACTTAAACTTCAAGGACGCAACTTGCCCTCCGCCTTGCCAGTCGTCATGAAGCAGCCTCCTGCTTCCAATTGCGGTTCAACCATTGCTTCCTCAGCACGATTTG GAATGGGTTCTATGCCAAACCTGTCAATTGGTCTGTCATCCATGTCAGCTATGTCAGCCATGCCCATCCTCACACCCATCCCAGTTAACCCCCCCATGCCCTCAATGCAACCCCTGATGCCAACGCCTGTGACTCTGCCACTTATCGCCCCACTTGGAAACTCTGGGCTCCACAACGGCACCCTCCTCACCCCACCACTTGTTCCTAACAACGCAG GACTTCCTCTCTCTGGCTTCTCCTCTCCTATGGCCTTCTCCCCGTCCACTGGCATGTCAAAGGCCAACTCTCTACTCGACCTGGGATCGAGCAG TTCCAACTCTTCCTCCACCACATCTTTGGCCAGTAACTCCCCAAAGATGGGCGCAAGTGATTGGGCCGTTCCCCAGGCCTCAAGACTCAAGTACCGTCAGCAGTTCAACACACTAGACAAGCTCATGACCGGCTACTTATCAG GACCTCAGGTTAGAAATGCACTGATGGCATCAAATCTGACGCAGACTCAGTTAGCTACCATCTG GACCTTGGCAGATGTGGATAAGGATGGCCAGCTGCAGGCTGATGAGTTCATTCTGGCCATGCACCTGGTGGACATGGCTAAGACAGGTCGCCCTCTACCGCTCACTCTGCCACAAGACCTAGTACCACCCTCTCTGAG AGGAGGAATTAAGTCCAATGAGCTTGTTAATGGAACGGGGCCCTACATAACTCCCTGTTTAATAGACACAGCAGAGGTAGAACCTGCTCAAAAGAACAAGAGCAGCG TGTCCTTTGAGGACAAGCTGAAGGAGAACTTTGCAAGGGGAAGCGCAGAGCTGGAGAAACGACGTCTAGCTCTTGAGGAGCAGCAGaaaaaggagaaggagaagagagagagggaggagagagaggctCAAGAACGGAGGGAGAGGGAGGCCAGGGAGCTGGAGAACCGGAGGAGGCTGGAGGAGGAGAGGCGGCtggagaggcagagagaaatGGAGCGACAAAGGGAAGAGGAGAGGCTGAGAGAGCTGGAGAGGAAGGAG GCAGCGAAGCAGGAGATGGAGCGCCAGCGGAGGGAAGAGTGGGAGCGTGCGAAAAGAGAGGAGCTGGGCAGGAAGAAAGAGGGGGAGCAAGAGGAGATCTCTCGACTAAGGGCAAAAAAGAAGAGTCTGGAGTTGGAGCTACAGGCTGTG GGGAACAAGCACAAGCAGATCTCAGACCGTCTCCGCGACGCTCAGAGCAAGAGGCGGATTCAGAAGGCTGAGCTGGACCTCGTCAATCAGAAGAGGGACACCCGCGTTGCAGAGATTAACGCGCTTCAGCTCGAGTTTGAG GAGTGGCAGAGGAAGCTCTCACAGCTGGTTCCAGAACAACAGAGACTGTGTGAGAAGCTGCGAAACATCAGCCTCAACAAACTCCCGT CTGTGACTTTGACCTCCCTGACCGGGACTGTGACGGAGAAGACTGTAAACTGCCGGAGGCTGAAGGACCAGCTTGACATCCTGGAAAGGGAAACGACAGACAAACTGACGCAGATGGAGCAGTACAATAAGGAGCTTAAG GAGCTGAGGGAGAAGCAGGCGAGGCAGCAGGCTGTTCTGGACGACCTGCACAGAGTCAAAGAGGAGAAACTGAGGGAGCTCCAGAGACGCCgcgaggaggagagagaaaggaggaggagagaggaagaagaagaggcggcCAG ACAAGCAAAGCTGGAGCAAGAAAAGAGGGAGCAGGAGCGGAGGGAACAAgagaagagggagagagaggaagaggaggctcGGCAGAGGAGGCTTCTGGAGGAGCAGAGGGCCAGACAGagggaagaggaagagagagaggcaCAGGCTCGCCTCCGGGCAGCCCAGGAGAAAGCAcaagaagaagagagaagaaggagagaggaggaggaggcagaggcGGAGAAAAAGAGGAGGGAGGCCGAAGAAGAGAGGAGACGGAAAGAGgttgaggaggagaagaggaggaaagaaGAGCAGGAAATGGGGCAGCAGTTGGCATCCAAGCTAAGCACCTACAGAGCCCTGTACTCCTTCGTTGCTCGCAACGCAGATGAGCTGAGTATAGACGCAGACTGTCTCATAGAG GTGGATGAGCACACGGTCGGTGAGCCTGGCTGGTTGTGCGGAAGTTACCGCGGAAACAGGGGCTGGTTCCCCCAGAGTTACGCTGAGAAATGTCTGACCCCTGCCTCGACTCAAAGTGGTCCCACTTCACCTGGAAAAATGTCCTGTCTGCCACCACCACTAAACACAAG ACACCCCGATGTGGTGGAAAAAGGTGACAGCCCTCTTCCTGTCCAATCTGAAGCTTCACAG tccTCCGTTCCTCTGCTCGCTCGGGCCCTCTCGTCATGGTCAGCCACTTCAGAAACTCACCTCAGCCTTTCAGGCAGTTCGGCGACAGACGTCATCACCACGCTGCTCAGCTTCTCGCAGGGAGACATCATCAGCGTGCTGCAGCAGAGGGACGATTGGTGGCTGGGGCAGATCAACGGGATGCAGGGATGGTTCCCCAAAAGTTACGTCGCTTTGGAGACGGCTGGCAATACAGA TGTGGATGCGTTGGACACATCCGATTCAGTTCAGCTAGAAG AATACGTGGCCTTGTATACATATGAGAGCCCAGAGGTTGGGGACTTGACGTTTGTCGAGGGGGATGTTGTTTTGGTGTTGGAGAAAGAAGGAGAGTGGTGGCGAGGATGCATCGGGGACCAGACAGGGCTCTTTCCCTCCAACTACGTCCGACCTGTAGAACTGCCAGAG ACATCAAGACCTGGGGGTCCAACCAAGAAACCTG AAGTTGCGCAGGCAGTCACCCCCACTGGGGCCTCAATGATGCATCAGCTTCGCCTGTCTCCGGGGCAACTGATCGTGGTCCTGGCCAAGAACTCCACCGGCTGGTGGCTCGGGGAACTGCAA GCTCGGGGTAAAAAGCGGCAGAGAGGCTGGTTTCATTCCTCTCACGTTAAGCTCCTGGGTCCCTCCAGCAGCAAGTCTTCCCCGTCTCCTCTGCCAG TATGCCAAGTTATTGCAATGTACGACTACACGGCTGCCAATCAGGACGAGCTGAGCTTCTCCAAGGGTCAGCTGATCAACATCCTCGACAAGACCAACCCCGACTGGTGGAAAGGAGAAGCCAACAGGGTCACAGGGTTGCTGCCCACCAATTATGTCAAGATGACAACAGAATCAGACCCCAGCCAGCAAT GTACAGTAGATTCCTTATCCATGTCAGACCATGGAACCACTGACG GGTGTGCTGACCTGATGACGCTCGACACAATGACCCCTCAGGAGAGGAAAAGGCAGGGTTACATTCACGAGCTCATCCAGACTGAGGAGACCTATGTGGAGGATCTTGAGCTAGTGCTAGAG GTCTTCTACAAGCCCATGTCTGAGTCAGGGCGTCTAACTGAAGCTGAGATGGCAGTTATCTTTGTTAACTGGAGGGAACTGATTATGTGCAACTCCAAATTGCTCAA AGCCCTGCGTGTCCGTaaaaagacaggaggagagaacaTGCCCGTTCAGCTAATAGGAGACCTGCTGGCGTCGGAGCTCGCACACATGCAGCCATACATTCGCTTCTGCTCCTGCCAGCTCAACGCCGCAGCCCTGCTGCAGAGCAAGACCCACAACCAGCCTGACTTTAAAGACTTCCTCAAA AAGATTGCAACTAACTATCGCTGTAAAGGAATGCCGCTGTCCAGCTTCCTCCTCAAGCCCATGCAGAGGATTACACGTTACCCTCTTCTCATCAAAAAT ATCTTGGAGCACACCCCAGATGGCCACGCAGACCGAGGCCCTCTCCGAGAAGCTCTGGAGCGAGCCGAGGAGCTGTGCTCTCAGGTCAATGAGGGGGTTCGGGAGAAGGAAAACTCAGACAGGCTTGAATGGATACAGAGCCACATGCAGTGTGAGGGGCCCATAGAG cacTTGGTCTTCAACTCACTCACTAATTGCCTTGGGCCTCGCAAGTTGCTCCACAGCGGTCGGCTGTACAAGACCAAAAGCAGCAGAGAGCTGTGGGCTTTCCTCTTCAATGatttcctcctcctcacacacagTGCCAAACCCTTCTCCTCCTCGGGATCTGACAAGTTATTCAGccccaaaacaaacatacagctCAAGATGTACAAAACG CCTCTCTTCCTGAACGAGGTATTGGTGAAAATGCCACCCGACCCGTCCAGCGACGAGCCGCTGTTCCACGTCTCGCACATTGATCGCGTCTACACTCTCAAAACCGAGACCCTGAACGAGAG GGCAGCGTGGGTCCAGAAAATCAAAGCGGCATCTGAACATTTCATAGAGacggagaagaaaaagagagagaaggctTACCAAG CACGCTCTCTAAAGTCCAGCGGAATCGGCCGGCTGCTGGTAACAGTCATTGAAGCCCAGGAGCTCAAGGCCTGTAAGCCCAACG GTAAGAGTAATCCTTACTGTGAGCTGACAATGGGAGCTCAGTGCTACACATCTCGGCCAATCAGCGACACTCTGAGCCCAAAGTGGAATTTTAACTGCCAGTTTTTCATCAAAGACCTCTACCAGGATGTCCTCTGCATCACCGTGTCCGAGAAAGATCAGTTCTCACCAGATG ATTTTCTCGGCCGCGTTGAGGTTCCCGTGGCAACGATaaagaaagagatggagagCAAAGGAGCAGCAACCCGTCGCCTTCTGCTGCACGAAGTCCCTACTGGGGAAGTTCACGTCAAACTAGATCTACAGCTTTACGAGCCAACCAAATGA